In one window of Cytophagaceae bacterium ABcell3 DNA:
- a CDS encoding FAD-binding protein produces the protein MENPNIVTNFDYKVIILGAGAAGIRTAIELKKNNISCLLISKRKHDDAHTKMAAGGINASLGSLDPDDNWKIHAADTIREGYFINDPSAVEVVCKQAPEAVLELQKWGCKFNLTEDGKINQRFFGAQSFRRTCFSGDETGKEILRTLVAKAKAEAIEHQEGIYIFKILKSNERITGALGYDMVNEQFVHYLSPVVVIACGGYASVYSRSSSRQGENTGDSISLALQAGARVMDMEMVQFHPTGMVSPQSYLGKLVTEAVRGEGGILVNKTGERFMEKYAPEQMELATRDEVARAIAKEILEGRGTKNSGVFLDISHKDKDFIKDRLPHMYERFSGIGIDISKKPMEVAPTSHYSMGGIEVDFTTGSTGVKGLYAVGEATAGLHGANRLGGNSLAETIVLGKITGNSIAEYLTTQATIEKKGNDTTIQLPQFPNYLSAEKLIKDVKELLWLHAGIIRSQKILEEGLEKLEKIQKNLKGHEQQTEFNAENFLMSLDLHNIMVVAELILKSALERKESRGAHFREDFPEERKHWCKNILWGKTQAGYQISSKDIPEVGRDIKEVLEAHYRLDYHQLE, from the coding sequence ATGGAAAACCCTAATATAGTAACAAACTTTGATTATAAAGTAATAATTCTAGGTGCAGGAGCTGCTGGTATCAGGACAGCTATAGAACTTAAAAAGAACAATATATCTTGTTTGCTGATTTCAAAACGGAAACACGATGATGCCCACACCAAAATGGCTGCTGGTGGAATTAATGCATCATTGGGTAGCCTTGATCCTGATGACAACTGGAAAATACATGCGGCGGACACTATTAGAGAAGGTTATTTTATCAATGATCCATCTGCTGTGGAAGTAGTGTGCAAACAAGCTCCGGAAGCTGTTTTAGAATTGCAAAAATGGGGCTGTAAATTTAATTTGACTGAAGATGGAAAGATAAACCAACGTTTCTTTGGTGCCCAGTCTTTTAGACGTACATGTTTTTCAGGAGATGAAACGGGCAAAGAAATTTTAAGAACATTGGTTGCTAAAGCCAAAGCTGAGGCTATAGAACACCAAGAAGGTATTTATATTTTTAAAATTCTTAAAAGCAATGAGCGCATAACCGGGGCTTTAGGGTATGATATGGTAAATGAACAATTCGTACATTATTTATCACCTGTTGTTGTTATCGCTTGTGGGGGATATGCATCGGTATACAGTAGGTCTTCTTCAAGGCAAGGTGAAAATACGGGAGATAGTATTTCCTTGGCACTGCAAGCAGGAGCAAGGGTCATGGATATGGAAATGGTCCAGTTTCACCCAACGGGAATGGTTAGCCCTCAATCATATCTGGGTAAATTAGTAACAGAAGCTGTTAGGGGAGAGGGAGGGATATTGGTCAATAAAACAGGAGAGCGTTTTATGGAAAAATACGCTCCAGAGCAAATGGAGCTAGCTACAAGAGATGAAGTAGCACGAGCCATTGCAAAGGAAATCCTAGAAGGACGTGGCACAAAAAACAGTGGAGTTTTCCTGGATATTTCACATAAAGATAAGGACTTTATTAAAGATCGTTTGCCACATATGTACGAACGCTTTTCAGGGATTGGTATAGATATCTCTAAAAAACCTATGGAAGTGGCCCCAACCAGCCATTATTCTATGGGAGGTATAGAGGTGGATTTTACCACTGGCAGTACAGGTGTTAAAGGCCTATATGCAGTAGGTGAGGCTACAGCAGGTTTGCACGGCGCAAATAGGCTCGGAGGAAATTCATTAGCAGAAACTATAGTATTGGGTAAAATAACTGGCAATAGTATTGCTGAATACTTAACTACACAGGCAACTATTGAGAAAAAAGGGAATGACACTACCATACAGTTGCCACAGTTCCCTAATTATCTCTCCGCAGAAAAACTTATCAAAGATGTTAAAGAGCTCCTGTGGTTACATGCCGGGATAATTCGTTCTCAAAAAATACTTGAAGAAGGTCTGGAAAAGCTAGAAAAAATCCAAAAAAATCTAAAGGGCCATGAACAACAAACTGAATTTAATGCTGAGAACTTCTTAATGTCTTTAGACTTACATAATATAATGGTGGTAGCTGAACTTATTTTAAAATCAGCTTTAGAAAGAAAAGAGTCCAGAGGTGCGCATTTTAGAGAAGATTTTCCAGAAGAGAGGAAGCATTGGTGTAAAAATATTTTGTGGGGGAAAACTCAAGCCGGATATCAGATATCATCTAAAGATATTCCAGAAGTTGGTAGAGATATTAAAGAAGTACTTGAAGCGCATTATAGATTGGATTACCACCAATTAGAATAA
- the rpsU gene encoding 30S ribosomal protein S21 — MIVIKVKENESIDRALKRYKKKFQQTGTLNEVRSRSYFEKPSVARRNQKIKAIYRQKMQNNENI; from the coding sequence ATGATCGTAATTAAGGTAAAAGAAAATGAGTCTATTGACCGTGCTTTAAAGCGTTATAAAAAGAAATTTCAGCAGACAGGTACTTTAAATGAAGTTCGTTCACGCTCATATTTCGAAAAACCTTCAGTGGCTAGAAGAAACCAAAAGATCAAAGCCATTTATCGTCAGAAAATGCAGAATAACGAAAACATATAA
- a CDS encoding immunoglobulin domain-containing protein, with protein sequence MKRTLLMLLLGCVASMYANAQGFQTSGAELLDANGNPFVMKGINVPLAWFTNQTLDNIENIRENTNANCLRIVIGNGYTPNDGTGSNWNTRDEDWQLAVERCIENNMIPMVEVHNVLGSNDPEDLQAVAEWWASKADFLTRPENERYLLINIVNEWGDWWMSSPNNDPPQSLWRDAYIDAVQTIRDAGVTTTLVIDAPGYGQDYQSSTLLNYAPEVIEADPENNLMFSLHMYCEWSTTGNSDIATLLPAVKNAGIPITVGEFGFQHDEPGGICDIDEELILSIGEQHGIGWLAWSWIGNGSPLEYLDLSNNWSGTDLTPWGETIVNGTYGTQTAETATVFLSDGDNEPPVVSLIAPENEASFPHGEDIILSAEASDPDGEVANVRFFNGNVLLGIVDSEPYTFTWENAPEGEHTITARATDDGGAFTTSDPIVITVRTPCPQPDLGTQLVTCPGNVLELDSGVELNDDFEFGWSFNGQEISGASSNTLEIDEPGMYRVTISTIDCEATDEVEVVSGLLEATGDTLCIAGEATISVSGGNGPYEWFAEETGGEALYEGESYQLQVEETTVFYVEDLGAEPHLAEYIMGEIERPAGVEQWGLSGTDFADDDKNIAFIVYEELTLNAIHVYSATANNEVTIRVLEGTNVIEEVIHTVGTGKQRIPLNVSLTPGEYTIDPVGTSGTLQYQAEGASFPYELPNIMSFTGTQEWVLSDGRYGFFYEWEISVESDLVCGRTPITVVVDPDHESCTDCHGTENGTAEIDECDVCAGGETGIEPGYTCAEPEIESISEDIEVEEGEELTLTVTASGPGELSYQWFRNGQAIEGATGATYTVTEAAVSDAGTYHVVVSNENGDTQSASVEVTIIQGIDCNGDEGGTAYIDDCDVCAGGNTGIEPGFTCAEPTVEVVSSDINVEEGEDFTLEVSVSGPGENTYQWFKDGEPIEGATESTYTVPSASGSDAGSYHVVVTNDNGSTTSDPIQVSIAAAPEVDCNGDENGTAEIDECDVCAGGNTGIEPGFTCAAPTVEVVSSDINVEEGEDFTLEVSVSGPGENTYQWFKDGEPIEGATESTYTVPSASVADAGSYYVVVTNDNGSVTSDEIHVNVSLAVDCNGVAGGTAEIDECGECAGGDTGIEPGSSCPVENPEIVSIPTELEATLGELFELNINATGPGSFTYRWYHNGNPIDGATSSSYTVDETSEEDAGTYYVVITSSNGGETRSDNITLTVTEPVDCNGDAWGDAFIDVCGECAGGNTDREPIEDEDECITSINAEDVNGQVKVYPNPANTELFVEHGFTNTVNITVYNNHGQAVVSIENSLSTERVNVNDLPAGMYHITIQGNDSIKHISFIKH encoded by the coding sequence ATGAAACGAACTTTACTAATGCTGTTATTGGGCTGCGTTGCCTCTATGTACGCAAATGCCCAAGGGTTTCAAACCTCGGGAGCAGAACTATTAGATGCTAATGGAAATCCCTTTGTTATGAAAGGTATCAATGTCCCTTTGGCGTGGTTTACTAACCAAACTTTAGACAACATTGAAAACATTCGTGAAAACACCAACGCTAACTGTTTGAGGATCGTCATTGGGAATGGCTATACCCCAAATGATGGAACGGGGTCAAACTGGAATACCAGGGATGAAGATTGGCAATTGGCAGTAGAGAGGTGTATTGAAAATAATATGATCCCAATGGTAGAAGTTCATAATGTACTGGGGAGCAACGATCCTGAAGACTTACAGGCTGTAGCTGAATGGTGGGCTTCGAAAGCAGATTTTTTGACCAGACCTGAAAATGAAAGGTATTTACTCATAAATATTGTCAATGAATGGGGGGATTGGTGGATGAGTAGTCCTAATAATGACCCGCCACAAAGTTTATGGCGTGATGCTTATATTGATGCAGTCCAAACTATTAGAGATGCAGGAGTTACCACTACTTTGGTAATTGACGCCCCCGGCTACGGCCAAGACTATCAAAGCTCTACTTTGCTAAACTATGCGCCAGAGGTTATTGAGGCTGACCCTGAAAACAATCTTATGTTTTCGTTACACATGTACTGTGAATGGAGTACCACTGGAAATTCAGATATAGCAACTTTGCTTCCAGCTGTGAAAAACGCAGGAATTCCTATTACTGTTGGAGAGTTTGGTTTCCAACATGATGAACCTGGTGGTATTTGTGATATTGACGAGGAGCTTATTTTAAGCATTGGGGAACAACATGGTATTGGTTGGCTAGCATGGTCATGGATTGGTAATGGCAGTCCTTTGGAATATCTAGACTTGAGTAACAACTGGAGTGGAACAGATCTTACCCCATGGGGAGAAACAATAGTAAATGGAACTTATGGAACCCAAACTGCTGAAACAGCCACTGTGTTCCTCTCTGATGGTGATAACGAACCTCCTGTTGTAAGTTTGATAGCACCTGAAAATGAAGCTTCATTTCCTCATGGAGAAGATATCATATTGTCAGCAGAAGCATCAGATCCTGATGGAGAAGTGGCTAATGTCCGTTTTTTTAATGGCAATGTTTTATTGGGGATAGTTGACTCTGAGCCTTATACGTTTACTTGGGAAAATGCCCCAGAAGGAGAACATACAATTACCGCTCGTGCCACGGACGATGGTGGAGCTTTTACTACTTCCGACCCAATAGTTATAACAGTAAGAACACCTTGCCCCCAACCAGATTTAGGAACTCAACTGGTAACCTGTCCAGGTAATGTACTAGAGCTTGATTCAGGGGTAGAACTTAATGATGATTTTGAATTTGGGTGGTCCTTTAACGGACAGGAAATAAGTGGTGCATCTTCCAATACTTTGGAAATTGATGAACCTGGTATGTATCGGGTTACTATTTCTACTATCGATTGTGAAGCAACTGACGAAGTAGAGGTGGTTTCTGGATTGCTGGAGGCAACAGGGGATACATTATGTATAGCTGGCGAGGCAACAATAAGCGTTTCTGGCGGCAACGGGCCTTATGAATGGTTTGCAGAAGAAACAGGTGGAGAAGCATTATATGAAGGAGAGTCTTATCAGCTACAAGTAGAGGAGACCACAGTTTTTTATGTAGAAGACCTTGGTGCAGAGCCTCATTTGGCAGAGTATATAATGGGCGAAATTGAAAGACCGGCAGGTGTAGAACAATGGGGGCTTTCAGGTACTGACTTTGCTGATGACGATAAAAACATTGCCTTTATTGTCTATGAGGAATTAACCCTTAATGCTATACATGTTTATTCTGCAACAGCAAACAATGAAGTAACAATTAGGGTTTTGGAAGGTACCAATGTTATTGAAGAAGTTATCCATACAGTAGGGACAGGCAAGCAGCGAATACCCTTGAATGTATCGCTTACCCCAGGGGAATACACCATAGACCCTGTAGGAACCTCCGGAACTTTACAGTATCAAGCAGAAGGAGCTAGTTTTCCATATGAACTTCCAAATATCATGTCATTTACTGGTACCCAGGAGTGGGTATTAAGTGATGGCAGATATGGCTTTTTCTACGAATGGGAAATTTCAGTTGAGTCAGATTTGGTATGTGGGCGAACTCCCATTACTGTGGTAGTAGATCCTGATCATGAAAGTTGTACTGATTGTCACGGAACTGAAAATGGAACCGCCGAAATTGACGAATGCGATGTATGTGCTGGTGGCGAAACAGGCATTGAACCGGGTTATACTTGCGCTGAGCCTGAAATTGAATCTATCAGCGAGGACATTGAAGTTGAAGAAGGGGAAGAGTTAACGCTAACAGTTACAGCTTCTGGCCCTGGCGAACTTTCATATCAATGGTTCAGAAACGGCCAAGCCATAGAAGGTGCCACTGGTGCTACCTATACCGTAACTGAAGCTGCTGTTTCTGATGCGGGCACTTACCATGTGGTGGTAAGCAACGAAAACGGTGACACGCAAAGCGCCTCTGTTGAGGTAACCATTATCCAAGGAATTGACTGTAACGGCGACGAAGGGGGAACAGCCTATATCGATGACTGCGATGTCTGCGCCGGTGGCAATACAGGCATTGAGCCAGGCTTCACTTGCGCAGAGCCAACAGTAGAAGTTGTCTCCAGCGACATCAATGTAGAAGAAGGTGAAGACTTTACTTTAGAAGTTTCTGTAAGCGGTCCTGGAGAGAACACTTACCAGTGGTTCAAAGACGGAGAGCCAATTGAAGGCGCTACAGAAAGCACCTATACGGTACCTTCTGCAAGCGGTTCCGATGCGGGAAGCTATCATGTGGTTGTGACCAATGACAATGGCTCTACTACCAGTGACCCAATCCAAGTAAGCATTGCCGCAGCACCTGAAGTGGATTGCAACGGCGATGAAAACGGAACAGCGGAAATTGACGAGTGCGATGTCTGCGCCGGTGGCAATACAGGTATTGAGCCGGGCTTCACTTGCGCAGCACCAACAGTAGAAGTTGTTTCCAGCGACATCAATGTAGAAGAAGGTGAAGACTTTACTTTGGAAGTTTCTGTAAGCGGTCCTGGAGAGAACACTTACCAGTGGTTCAAAGACGGAGAGCCAATTGAAGGCGCTACAGAAAGTACCTATACGGTTCCTTCTGCTAGTGTGGCCGATGCAGGCAGTTACTATGTAGTTGTGACCAATGACAATGGTTCTGTCACTAGTGATGAGATACATGTGAATGTAAGCTTGGCAGTAGATTGTAATGGGGTAGCTGGAGGTACTGCTGAGATAGACGAATGTGGAGAATGTGCCGGTGGCGATACAGGAATCGAACCAGGTTCTTCATGTCCGGTAGAGAACCCAGAAATTGTAAGTATCCCAACAGAGCTTGAAGCTACTTTAGGAGAACTATTTGAGTTGAATATAAATGCTACAGGCCCAGGGTCTTTCACTTACCGGTGGTATCACAATGGTAACCCAATAGATGGTGCTACCAGCAGCAGTTATACTGTAGATGAAACCTCAGAAGAAGACGCCGGTACTTACTATGTGGTCATTACCAGCAGCAATGGAGGAGAGACCAGAAGTGACAATATTACGCTGACAGTAACCGAACCGGTAGATTGTAACGGAGACGCTTGGGGAGATGCCTTTATAGATGTATGTGGTGAATGCGCAGGCGGTAATACGGACAGAGAACCTATAGAGGATGAAGATGAATGCATTACCAGCATTAACGCAGAAGACGTTAATGGCCAGGTAAAAGTTTATCCTAACCCTGCTAATACAGAGTTGTTTGTGGAACATGGTTTTACAAATACCGTAAACATTACAGTATACAATAATCATGGACAGGCAGTAGTGTCTATAGAAAACAGTCTGTCAACAGAAAGAGTAAATGTTAACGACTTACCTGCTGGAATGTATCATATTACAATACAGGGTAATGATTCAATTAAGCATATCTCATTTATTAAACATTAA